The following proteins are co-located in the Acropora palmata chromosome 11, jaAcrPala1.3, whole genome shotgun sequence genome:
- the LOC141897667 gene encoding uncharacterized protein LOC141897667 encodes MASSSASDPLVILSEDDIPGASLAGRNPVSLKNAELIFWLRCRGNSLKGQLIKRVDDYLKTGRDKMVVDPDPNGIYSKRKARLSNLSSDATPSTSAKYPSDGWGKLLKRMPCFTRAEMNIHVANSGKRVVNTEHHTIPTNLRKAKTFLTDEYLKEIEANSNQWYFFLRAKCYHSFKKSEAPHVLRFALCIVSGQVIQANCSCKAGKVGFCNHVLALMFKTCKFSLFDCKNTDDLCEDDDEQPNVACTSQLQKWHKKGRSDKITAEPIMEIAVSKTKLDEIKSGEGVKCLLYDARCNPKNDVEAEMKFKNALKDLNRGMGLSIMAGEDSSINSFVDVKFGSSQVGSFCSYQLAHTEANFAATVDISAVPRGDDVTTELTYPRFPLNSGSDFVSPNRQSESEEALISSLVVDEVMINNIEEATRGQSLSERWKQERKYRLTASKFDLITKRQRNHDKFAADLMHPKEINSRCVQHGLKYEPIALQEYKKKIMFARKTPVKVLKTGFVVCMEMPFLGGSPDGRVIDYGCQNHFGLAEAKCPETKYHVTPLEACQDPSFFCETISGHCRLKRNHAYYTQVQGQMGVSGASLCDFIIYTKKGISVERIAFDATYWSSLKQKLHNYYFTHFIKTAAGEFAKC; translated from the exons ATGGCGTCTAGTAGTGCTAGTGATCCTCTTGTTATTCTTTCGGAAGACGATATTCCGGGAGCCTCTTTGGCAGGGAGAAATCCTGTTTCGTTGAAAAATGCGGAGCTTATATTTTGGTTACGATGTAGAGGCAACTCACTGAAGGGACAGCTGATTAAAAG AGTTGACGACTATCTTAAAACTGGACGAGATAAAATGGTTGTTGACCCTGATCCCAATGGCATCTATAGCAAGAGAAAGGCGAGGTTGTCGAATCTTTCAAGTGACGCCACTCCAAGCACAAGTGCGAAGTATCCTAGCGATGGCTGGGGAAAGTTGTTAAAAAGGATGCCTTGTTTCACGAGAGCCGAAATGAATATACACGTAGCAAATTCGGGGAAACGAGTAGTAAATACGGAGCACCACACTATTCCAACAAACTTAAGAAAAGCGAAAACGTTTTTAACTGACGAATACCTAAAAGAAATCGAAGCGAATAGTAATCAATGGTACTTCTTTTTGAGGGCTAAGTGCTACCACAGTTTTAAGAAGAGTGAAGCTCCCCATGTTCTTCGTTTTGCTTTGTGCATTGTTTCAGGCCAAGTCATCCAAGCCAACTGTTCATGCAAAGCTGGCAAAGTGGGATTCTGTAACCATGTGCTAGCATTAATGTTTAAAACTTGCAAGTTTAGTTTATTCGACTGTAAGAACACAGATGATTTATGCGAAGATGACGATGAACAGCCAAATGTTGCATGCACGTCACAGCTCCAAAAATGGCATAAAAAAGGTCGTAGTGACAAAATCACAGCTGAACCGATCATGGAAATTGCTGTTTCAAAAActaaacttgatgaaatcaagAGTGGAGAAGGAGTTAAATGTCTGCTGTATGATGCAAGATGTAACCCCAAGAATGATGTTGAGgctgaaatgaaatttaaaaatgccttAAAAGACTTAAACCGGGGAATGGGTTTATCAATTATGGCAGGTGAAGATTCCTCTATTAACAGTTTTGTAGATGTTAAATTTGGAAGTAGCCAAGTTGGTTCTTTTTGCAGTTATCAGTTGGCTCACACAGAGGCAAACTTTGCTGCTACTGTAGACATTTCAGCAGTACCCAGAGGAGATGATGTCACTACTGAACTGACTTACCCTAGATTTCCCCTGAATTCAGGGAGTGATTTTGTGTCGCCTAACAGACAGAGCGAATCCGAAGAAGCGTTAATCAGTTCACTTGTGGTTGATGAGGTGATGATAAACAACATCGAAGAGGCTACGAGGGGACAATCTTTGTCTGAGCGTTGGAAGCAGGAACGTAAATACCGACTTACTGCTTCAAAATTTGACCTTATCACAAAAAGGCAGAGAAATCATGACAAATTTGCAGCCGACCTTATGCATCCCAAGGAAATCAACTCAAGGTGTGTTCAGCATGGCTTGAAATATGAACCAATTGCCCTCcaagaatacaaaaaaaaaatcatgtttgcCAGAAAAACACCAGTGAAGGTACTAAAGActggttttgttgtttgtatggaaatgccatttttgGGAGGGTCACCAGATGGCAGGGTCATTGATTACGGCTGCCAGAATCACTTTGGTCTAGCTGAAGCAAAGTGTCCTGAGACTAAATACCATGTCACTCCTTTAGAGGCATGTCAAGatccttcctttttttgtgaGACCATAAGTGGACATTGTAGACTTAAAAGAAACCATGCATACTACACACAAGTTCAAGGCCAGATGGGTGTCAGTGGGGCATCATTGTGTGACTTTATCATTTATACCAAGAAGGGTATTTCGGTCGAAAGAATTGCTTTTGATGCTACTTACTGGTCATCTTTAAAGCAAAAGCTTCACAATTATTACTTCACTCATTTTATCAAAACTGCAGCTGGTGAATTTGCAAAATGCTAA
- the LOC141897665 gene encoding uncharacterized protein LOC141897665 produces MATTLAKKKASEASEAVDSSTKCSKIEIISLANNEESEPGPVVSKLKEKVVDLERKYEILEERLFSFKNIASNDSLVAFYTGFPNYQTMMALYDFLNPGEHGENINYWLSGKNVHSTPKSVKQGRPRTLKPVDEFFLTLCRLRQGFAEVHLAHLFNISQPTVSRIFISWINFMYLKLGHINNWPSRELTNATMPEDFKAKYPTTRVIIDCTEVRCEVPSSLLLNSELFSSYKHHTTLKALVGISPKGFFTFIGQLYTGSISDREIVERSGFLNLPFSNGDSVMADKGFTIEDILPLGLSLNIPPFLGMSDQIAMLCNIQDPIISA; encoded by the exons ATGGCTACAACattggcaaaaaagaaagcgTCAGAGGCTAGCGAGGCTGTGGATTCTTCGACCAAATGCagcaaaattgaaattatct CTCTCGCAAATAATGAAGAATCAGAGCCAGGCCCGGTGGTTTCAAAACTTAAAGAGAAAGTTGTGGATCTTGAGCGGAAATACGAGATACTTGAGGAGcggttgttttcttttaaaaacatCGCCTCAAATGACTCACTTGTAGCATTTTACACCGGATTTCCAAATTACCAAACAATGATGGCCTTGTACGACTTTTTGAATCCTGGTGAGCATGGTGAAAACATCAACTATTGGCTGTCGGGAAAAAATGTTCATAGTACCCCCAAGTCTGTGAAACAAGGAAGACCAAGGACATTAAAACCAGTTGACGagttttttcttacattatGTAGGCTGAGGCAAGGTTTTGCTGAGGTGCATTTAGCccatttatttaatatttctcaGCCAACTGTTAGTCGGATTTTTATCTCCTGGATAAACTTTATGTATTTAAAACTTGGCCATATTAATAACTGGCCATCAAGAGAACTTACTAATGCGACGATGCCCGAAGATTTTAAGGCAAAGTATCCAACAACAAGGGTAATCATTGATTGTACAGAGGTGCGCTGTGAGGTGCCTAGTAGCCTCCTTTTGAATAGTGAACTTTTTAGTTCCTATAAGCATCATACAACTTTAAAGGCATTAGTGGGGATCTCCCCTAAGGGGTTTTTCACATTTATTGGCCAACTGTACACTGGCAGTATCTCAGATAGGGAAATAGTAGAGAGGAGTGGTTTCCTTAACCTTCCCTTTTCAAATGGAGATTCTGTAATGGCTGACAAAGGCTTTACCATAGAAGACATTTTACCCTTAGGACTTTCATTAAACATTCCCCCTTTTCTTGGAATGTCTGACCAGAT TGCCATGTTGTGCAATATACAGGACCCCATAATCAGTGCTTAA